Within the Macaca nemestrina isolate mMacNem1 chromosome 5, mMacNem.hap1, whole genome shotgun sequence genome, the region TGTCAGCCCCAGGAAAAACATTCAAGTAACTGAGTCAGCTTCCAGTCGgctcttaaatatttaattcccaTTTATTTAAAGTTTCGTCAGTCTGTGTACactatttatattaaaaacacagGAAGCTGGGGCTCCTAGCAAAAATATACATTTCAATTTTGGAGATTGTTCAGACACTGAGAAGAGCTGTATCCTCAGCACCAGACCCGGGTTGGGGCAGGGGTCGGGGCAGGGATGCGGCacgtggtgggggagggggaggtgggtCCCAGCAGCCGTCCCTTCATAGCCTTGGCCTGAAAGGAAGCACCCCAACCCCCATCAGCTGGGTGGGTGGGGAGCTGGAAGAATCCTGCCAGTAGAGAGTGATCCTGGGGCATGGAAGGGAGGCCACAGCGCCAGTAGGGGCAAGGGCTGAGCACTTCCACCCAGAGTCACACAGAATGGCCCCTTGGGAGGGAGGACCAGGCAGGACCCAGGAAGCCTGGGCTCGAACTCCAGCTCTCCTACCTCTGTGCTCTGAGACTACAGCCAGCCCCTTGCCCCTGCAGGCCTGGAGGGCTCTGCCCTACTCAGACATGGCATGCCCAGCTGTGCTTTGGCCCTGTTCTGAGGTGAGCGCACCTCAGCCTGGAAGCAGGGGAGGGCAGGGACCAGCGGTGTGGGACTGGTCCCACAAGGTCCCCGGACACCAGAGGCTGTGCAGGGAGACTTCTAGgtggccagctgggctgagtaaAGGGGAAGAGGAGGGCGGCAGAGCTGTTGGGACAAATGgacatcagaatgaacaggctcAGTTTATCCCAGGAAGCTCCCACTGGGAGCAGGTGCTGGGCTGACTCAGCAGGACCTGCAGGACTCCTGCCTCCCCAGAGAcctggcccagccctgcctgcccacCTGCAGGCCCCTCTCTCCGGGTTCTCACTTGCctcagggagggaagggaggtgcATGGAGCCTGCAGGTAAAGTGATTTCAgtgcttgtgtgtgtgctggAGGGGGCAGTTTCAGGGAGAGTGGGGCCTGAGCTCCTATGGAGCCAGCTAGAGAAAGGAGCAGCGGGATGTgaggccaggcccaggccctgggtGCCGACATAATGTGGGTGGCTGCTACTGGGCAGGGGGGCAGTGGGTATGCTGGCAGAAGGCCTGCCCTGAGCTCTCCCTGGCCTGACCCCAGAACTCAGACCCCCAGTCCTAGGGGCAGAATTGCGTGTGCTGCTTCCTCCAACCACCaacccctcctccttctcttgaGACTTGCTCCTCTTCAATGAGGTGGGGGCCTACCTGGAGGGAACCCTGCCTACTTCCAAGCTGGGAGACTGCCGTCCAGCGGCCAGTGCAGGGAGCCATCAGCAACACTGGCCTGGCAAACCAGTGTGAAGAAGATGGAAGGACGCTGGGTGTCAGTGGAGCTGAGGAGTGCTGCTGGAGCAGGATCAGTTGGGTCAGTGGGTGGCCTCAGCCTCGGAGGAGCAATTACAGTCTTGGGGAGGCATCTGGCTCTCAGCCTGGGCCTCCTGCCCACTGTCCTTTACAGCGGGGACCCTATGACTACAGGCTGCTGCAGTCAGTCCAGGCCATGCTCAGCCTTCCCTGGAACCCAGGTCCAGACAGCTTAGTGTTTCTTTGGATGGCTCAAGTCTTTTGCTCTGAAGACAGGAGACAGAAGTGAGGACCCTAAGACTGCAGGTGCAATGATGGGGCAGAGGGCAGGCCCCACTCCCTTCTGCTCCTGGAGAAAGCATGTGCAAAAGCAGAGGTCCTGTTCTATGCTGCTGGTGAAATCATACaaaacatctcacagaataagaaaggaagacagaCATGGGGGGTGGAGAAAGGGAgggcaagggagaagggaagaggagaagcctacagaaaggaagaaatagagtAAGCgaattagaaaggaaagaggaactgAGAAAGAGGGAGACAACAGACAGGAAGAGAGCTGACTGGAGGAAGCGGGAGAGAGGGCACAGGGAGCCAGAGGCGGTGGGTGTCATGTGTCTGACAGCGAGCATGGGACTCCGCTGCTCCAGGCCGGGTGCTCAAGGGCTGGTCAACGGAAAAGTCACGTGGGTGGGCCCCTCCAGTGCCGGCCCCACTGGAGCCTGCAGGGAGGCCTGGGTGCCGCCCTTAGTACATGTCCTTGTAGATCTCCTGGAGCAGAGGGTGCAGCGAGGTCTCGGTCTCGGTCTTCTTGATCCGCTGCATCATCTGCGCATGCTCGGTGACCAGCTGCCGCAGGTCAGCCATCTTCTGCAACAGCTTGGGGAAGAGGTACTGGGCATCGGGGTGGTTGGCCTGCAGGTGGAATTCGAGGGCACGCAGGATGGTGTCCTGGATAGCCTCCACCTGTGGAACGTTCATGAGGCCTGGCCGGTCTGTGGGGACACAGGGCATGCCAGGGAGCTCAGAAAGGCAGTGGAGCTCCCCTACTTCCACCCCAAGAGGTGACTTGGCCCAGGGGACAGCAGGCCTCCTTGGCCATGACAGACCAAGCCCTGTCCCGTCAGCAATGCTCCACTGGGTGTTCTAGTCTCCCTACCCCTGGTCTTAATccacttcttttgttttttgccagtggttccccccccccccccccccccccgccccgatTAGGCAACATAGTATCGTGGTTAAGAGACTCAATGCTTAATTCAAATCCTGTGTCTGCCACAGCCTATCGATGAAGCTATGGGCAGGTCACTCAGCCTCTCTGatgtgtaaaatggagatagaaaACATTCTTCCTGCACAGGTTTGTTGTGAGGATCAAGTGAGTCATCATCGATGAAaaggaacagtgcctggcatgaagTAAGCTCTAGGCCACGGTTAGTTAGCACagttattattgtatttattgtgttggaatttaaaaaatgcagagaCAATGCAGACAATTTTTCCACCCCACATTAACATGACAGCATACTGCCTGTtagtccttttccttttttttgagacagggtctcgctctgtcacccaggttggagtgcagtgctgggattttggctcactgcaacctccacctctccgattctcctggctcagcctcccaagtagctgggattacaggtgcgtgccaccacatctggctaattttttgtatttttagtagagatggggtttcaccatgttggccaggctagtttcaaactactgacctcaagtgattcgcccgccttggcctgccaaagtgctgggattacaggcgtgagccaccacgtctggctgagTCTCTTTTCTATCTCCACCTCCATCTACATACATAATGAGATGGAGCTAATCCTGCATGGTCAGTCAGTGCCTTGCATGTTCCACTGCCAAGATCAAAGGGACACTTCCCCACACTGTCAGAGCTCAGGCACAGTGCCCTGCAGCGCGGGCCAGCCTCCAGGACGACTGGGTGTGCCGGGCCAGCCTGCCTGCCACACTCTCACTCACCTCCACACAGAATGATGGCCGCAATGAATAGGGCCAGGTCACTGTCGTCAAGTTCCAGGGCGTTGAACTTGACAGCAAATTCAAACTTGGGCTCAATGATATCACTGAAGGGTTTACGGAGGCTGCGCAGGAACTCGCGGGTGACAAAGCCACTGCCGTTGGCTACCAGCAGCCCATCCTTGTTGACGATGGAGGCCAGCATGGCGAAGATGGCCTCGTGCACGCCATACTTGAGAAGGGTAACCTGGTCGTTGAGGAAGAGGCTGCTGAAGCTGGGGATGCTCTTGGCGAACTCGATGAGCTCCCGCACGGTCTCCACCGTGGTGCACTGGCAGCGGTAGAAGACGTGCACGCTGATCTCCTTGTAGGGAGGCAGGCCGTTCACCAGCTGCTTCCACACCAGCCCCTTCTCTGCCTGCCACAATGTCTCGATGTCGTGGATCACAAAGGGCTGAAAACCAGGCCCTGTTAGAGACCAGGATTCGGGAGACCCCCACCCTGTGCTCCCCATATCCCTTGCCTGCACCATGAAGTTGAGGGAGGGAGAAGGCTTGGCTCTCCCAGGAGTCAGGCAGGCAGCAGTGGGACCCAGAGCCCAGGATACTGCCAGGCCGAGCAGCAACACTCACCGCTGTGTGGCTGGCTTTGCCAGTGAGGATGCTGCGGGCCTTCTTTTTGGTCATGTTGAAGTTTTTCAGGTAGGCATTGTAGATGTGCTTGGAGAAGGCCTTCAGGTCGGCCACCTGTGGGTTGTACTGGCTCCCCTCATTTGCCGTCAGCCCCGCCACCAGCTTCCTCTTCTCAGCCTCCGGCATCCGGCCGAAACGGATAGCTGCACAGGGAAGAGGGCAGTCAGCAAGGAGCCCAGGCAGGCCCCAGCACCTCTGACATCCCCATCCCTTTACAGGTGCATGGGCCAAATCCTTTTGGAGCCCAGGGCCCCCAGAAGCTCTAGAGTCAGCAAGGTGGGAATGCTGGGGTGGCCCCTCCAGATTGCAAGCTCCCCAAGACgtggtttttttgggggggtgtaTCTTTGCAAGAGCAgtgattttgtctgttttgttcacagtGCCCAGAACACAAGGGCTCTAACATACTGAGTGACTGAGCTACTCTGACTGGGGTAAGACAGACTTTGGTGACAAAGGCCTGGGTTTGAGTTCCAGCTTAGCagtttactagctgtgtgacttggggcagactccttcacttttctttttcttt harbors:
- the LOC105474499 gene encoding peroxisome proliferator-activated receptor delta isoform X1; this translates as MTGPAGVAPRGDQPWSSHRRKPLRSGKRRRKRKWQRQKEPQSSMGDHSMHFLPAATQAWQRVELPLHRVSADLSRSSSPPSLLDQLQMGCDGASCGSLNMECRVCGDKASGFHYGVHACEGCKGFFRRTIRMKLEYEKCERSCKIQKKNRNKCQYCRFQKCLALGMSHNAIRFGRMPEAEKRKLVAGLTANEGSQYNPQVADLKAFSKHIYNAYLKNFNMTKKKARSILTGKASHTAPFVIHDIETLWQAEKGLVWKQLVNGLPPYKEISVHVFYRCQCTTVETVRELIEFAKSIPSFSSLFLNDQVTLLKYGVHEAIFAMLASIVNKDGLLVANGSGFVTREFLRSLRKPFSDIIEPKFEFAVKFNALELDDSDLALFIAAIILCGDRPGLMNVPQVEAIQDTILRALEFHLQANHPDAQYLFPKLLQKMADLRQLVTEHAQMMQRIKKTETETSLHPLLQEIYKDMY
- the LOC105474499 gene encoding peroxisome proliferator-activated receptor delta isoform X2 — its product is MEQPQEEAPEVREEEEKEEVAEAEGAPELNGGPQHALPSSSYTDLSRSSSPPSLLDQLQMGCDGASCGSLNMECRVCGDKASGFHYGVHACEGCKGFFRRTIRMKLEYEKCERSCKIQKKNRNKCQYCRFQKCLALGMSHNAIRFGRMPEAEKRKLVAGLTANEGSQYNPQVADLKAFSKHIYNAYLKNFNMTKKKARSILTGKASHTAPFVIHDIETLWQAEKGLVWKQLVNGLPPYKEISVHVFYRCQCTTVETVRELIEFAKSIPSFSSLFLNDQVTLLKYGVHEAIFAMLASIVNKDGLLVANGSGFVTREFLRSLRKPFSDIIEPKFEFAVKFNALELDDSDLALFIAAIILCGDRPGLMNVPQVEAIQDTILRALEFHLQANHPDAQYLFPKLLQKMADLRQLVTEHAQMMQRIKKTETETSLHPLLQEIYKDMY